Proteins found in one Pyxidicoccus trucidator genomic segment:
- a CDS encoding LysR family transcriptional regulator — protein sequence MSSRLDPRRLETFRVVATTGQMSAASRLLHLSQPAVTAQVRQLEHDCGRPLLVRTARGVRLNEAGRILLEYAQRHHRLLDEAALAVAGEAALSGELELAASTTVASYVVPDLLASFLRDHRGVQVRLEVGNTEQVLAWVSEGRVPLGLVEGHARASRIRLEHYLDDELVPVTASRAPAELLRVRTVESLRTVPLLWREQGSGTRAVLERALKRVGVRRRGPQPGDLQLGSTEAIKGAVSAGLGVGFLSRWSIQGELASGRFRLLPLSGLHVKRAFSWVLPVDAPAGVAGHFLRHARATPPVQP from the coding sequence CTGTCTTCCCGTCTCGACCCTCGCCGTCTCGAAACCTTCCGTGTCGTGGCGACGACAGGCCAGATGTCCGCGGCCTCGCGGCTCCTGCACCTGTCGCAGCCGGCCGTCACCGCGCAGGTGCGCCAGCTCGAGCATGACTGTGGCCGCCCCCTGCTGGTGCGCACCGCGCGAGGCGTGCGCCTCAACGAAGCCGGGCGCATCCTGCTGGAGTACGCCCAGCGCCATCACCGGCTCCTGGACGAAGCGGCGCTCGCGGTGGCGGGAGAAGCAGCGCTGAGTGGCGAGCTGGAGCTGGCGGCCAGCACGACGGTGGCGAGCTACGTCGTGCCAGACCTGCTCGCGTCCTTCCTGCGAGACCACCGGGGCGTGCAGGTGCGGCTGGAGGTGGGCAACACCGAGCAGGTGCTCGCATGGGTGAGCGAAGGACGCGTGCCGCTGGGGCTGGTGGAAGGACACGCCCGGGCCTCGCGCATCCGGCTGGAGCACTACCTGGATGACGAGCTGGTGCCCGTCACCGCCTCGCGGGCTCCGGCGGAGCTGCTGCGGGTGCGCACGGTGGAGTCGCTCCGGACGGTGCCGCTGCTCTGGCGCGAGCAGGGCTCGGGAACGCGTGCCGTGCTGGAGCGCGCCCTGAAGCGTGTCGGCGTGCGGCGCCGGGGCCCCCAGCCGGGAGACCTGCAGCTCGGCAGCACCGAGGCCATCAAGGGCGCCGTGTCCGCGGGCCTCGGCGTGGGCTTCCTCTCCCGTTGGAGCATCCAGGGAGAGCTGGCCTCGGGCCGCTTCCGCCTGCTGCCGCTGTCCGGGCTGCACGTGAAGCGCGCCTTCTCATGGGTCCTGCCGGTGGACGCCCCCGCGGGAGTCGCCGGCCACTTCCTGAGGCATGCCCGTGCCACGCCGCCCGTCCAGCCGTGA